taagataaatatagaaaattaaagttgtGTACAATGTAACTTGAGTTCGTTTTACTATTATATGATACATGAAATTGTTCTAAAGGCTTGGCATCTAATAGGACGAACTTCCCATGGTTCCTACCACTTCGCAAGGCTTCTCTTCCAACCTGGCCATAGTTGGAGGTTACTACTTCCCGGCGCGTCGACAACAATAGGAAGATTATGATCGCCGCTGTGGAtgataaaattgtcaaaaactgtTCCTTTGTTAATTATTTGGTGACTATATAATTTTTGGATCGTCTGCAGTAGTTGGTCTGTATAATGGCATAGTTGTGAATTCCTATTTCATTTAAGATCGGCGCCCGTGGTACGTTTCTTCTGCAATCATttatatctgctatcatttaTAGATGTATAGGTGGTATCGGACATCTTGGTCATCTTGATTCAGTTGTTATTTCTTCGTAAGTATGGAATATTCCTTGGTCCATGTATATGCTGGTGGCCTGTAGATCGGCGCTGTTAGCTTGGCGGTTCCTTGCATCCGAAAGGAACCGCCAAGCTAACAGCGCCGATCAACAATAGGAAGATTAAGTTCGTCCTATTAGATGCCAAGCCTTTAGAACAATTTCATGTATCATATAATAGTAAAACGAACTCAAGTTACATTGTACacaactttaattttctatatttatcttatctatTTATAACTCTGTATTGCTACTTTCACTTTTCATTGTTTCTCTCACCATGACGACGTCAAATAAAATGCACCACTTTGAGTACTTCAGGGGCtcaatttctgtataaaaattgtcCTGATGAAGCCTGCCTTGCAGGCGAAACATGTAgacatagataataaaattgcagatcttttgaagtgttgttgtcaattttaattattataaaatgtaaatgtacaAACATTATGATGATTTGGTTGTGTTAAAAAttccaattgaaaaaaaatttgtacaGAAACCTGTATTCTCATTCTGAGTTGTTTAttgtgtacatacatgtatcactacatttgtacttgtaaCCATACACCACCTTGTAAGATAGATTGTTGACTATAATCTAGAAGTTTTATTCtattatacatatacatgtctGTGAGTGTGTTGTAAATTTTCTCTGGTTATGATTTAATGAACCAAAAAATTAACGTAGATGACAAAAATTGGTAGACGTCTATCTATGATAGAGCCAGTATATCGATTTATACATGTGTACAtgcttttaacttttaataaaaaaaatggatgcctacagacatgacagaccttcaaatacaatattattttcaGCGTTTTAATGCAAATGAAAGAAACACTGACAGTCAGGGGTGATGCTTATACAAGTCATGTTTATTACTTTAAGAAGTaagtaatatttatttgtatagtaAATTTGTAAGATTAAAATTTTCTAATGAACTTTCAGTAATCTTCCCTTAATCTTTTGGagagaaatttataaaaattgtaaaaaaaatgactataaaggacaataactccttaaggggtaaaTTGACCACTTTgttcaagttgacttatttgtagctcTTATTTTCctgtacattattgctatttacaatatatatctaGATATCTATATCAATATTTAAGATAACAACCAAAActacaaaattttctttaagttaccaattcaggggcaacaGCCCAACAATAAGTTGCCCGattggtctgaaaatttcagggcagatagatgttgGCCTAATGAACAATTTTTTCTCAGCAGGTTTTCTTTAAATGCtatggtttcagagatataagccaaaaactgcattttatcctaTGTAAAAATTTTAGCAATGTCCGCCATCTTGGTTCACAGGAGGGGTCATCAgccacattttttaaactagatacaatGTAACTATTGatgattgaaaacaaatttgattcaaTTCGTCTTCATAGCTTCAGAGAAGATGTTTGTAGCTACCCAACAAAAAGTTCTCAGATTCATCTAAATTTTTCAGGGAAgctagatcttgacctgatatacaattttacccctgtcagatttgcatgaaatgctttggtttcagagatacatgtataagacaaaatctacattttacccctttgttctatttttagcattggcaaccatcttggttggttggccgggtcacccgacatatttttaaaactagataccttaatgatgattgtggcgaagtttggttttaatttggtccagtagtttcagagaagatttaaGCTAACAAGGACTGATGACAACGATGGACATCacacgcaaagtgatgagaaaagctcacttggacATTCAGacccggtgagctaaaaaggagtACATTAGAAGCACATTaggtgtttatatttatatgttaatcCTCGATATGAATAATcattttcaaatagtttttttatatgataaccTATTGATATGCTTTATTTCTgggaatgaaaaattatttttgaacaaATCACTTATTTAAGTAGTTCCTGGGGGCTGACGGTCCTATAACATGATCCATACCTATTCCTGAGTTACCATACCAAATCTTGTCACCACACTGCTCATCACAGGGACATAACTCGTATTGCTTCCAATGGTCATCTGTAATacagtatgtacatgtatgtcctgGAGAGGTAGTTATCAGTCTGGACAGTAGATGGTTTGCCAAAAGTACTGTAATTTTTCTCTCATTACTGGTCTTAAGGACAGAGCGAAGACATTGTTCGTGgtattctgtaaaaaaaaaaaatatttatatagatatttgatttatatattctttgacatattcccatgttttgactattttgtttattgtgtctgtttgtttatcgcatcaatgtaaataaatggaatttgatgagactgtcattataaagtgagaggattagcgccatagaaccaggtttaatccaccattttctacatttgaaaatgcctgtaccaaatcaggaatatgacatttctggtccattcgtttttgatgcgttttgttatttgattttgccatgtcattatggactttctgaattgattttcctcttagtttagtatttttgtgattttactttttttcccaTGTattctcatttccattctcaattttatctaaatttatatgtacaaatgtatgtataattaaataaggtgcaattttgaaattcaattgatttttcagctttgtaaatttgtaatttgtaaacATGTGTTACATTGGAGGTACAGTTTGTACTGAGATCATTCTTAATGCCACattttaaccccgccgcattattgcgactgtcccaagtcaggagcctctggtctttgttagtcttgtattattttaattttagtttttgagtacaatttggaaattagtatggtgttcattatcactgaactagtatatatttgtttaggggccagctgaaggacgactcgGGACGCAGGAATtcctcgctacattgaagacctgttggtgaccttctgcttttgttttttttatttggtcgggttgttgtctctttgatacattccccatttccattcattttatgtatgtataattaaataatgtgcaattttgaaattcaattgATTTTTCAGCTTTGtacatttgttatttgtaaaCATGTGTTACATTGTAGGTACAGCTTGTACTGAGATCTTTCTTGCTCTGTTTTATCACTTTTAATGAAGGCCATTTATATTTATCTGATGTTTGCATGAAAACCTGATGTAAATTAACTCTTTACAgacaatgacaaaattaaaactgaaTTGACCAGTGagttgcaagaaaattagttaacCCCTGTGAGATTTTGTCAGAGTGTCACTACATCATGTGCATGCATGACTTGCACATCTTGTAAGATGGGAGAATTGAGTATACTCCTAAAATGCCTaataaacatgtcaaatttttttttaagtcatttttctttcttttttgtagagccttcgactttagtcgaaaaagcgagacatagcgatcctacattccgtcggcctCGTCGGCGgtgtcaacaaatattcactctgtggttaaagtttttgaaacttTCATAACTTTCTTGAAATATCCTGGAtgtctaccaaacttggacagaagcttgtttatatTCATACGATAGTATCCaggagtaaattttgtaaaaataaaattccatttttcccgtattttaattataaatggacttagtttttctgccaggaaacctTAACTTctctctgtggttaaagtttttaaaatttttataactttcttaaactatcctggaattgtacaaaacatagccagaagcttgtttatgatcagaagatagtatccagaagtaaattttgtaaaaataaaattccatttttctatattttacttataaacatgataattgaacttagttttttctgccaggaaacattacattcactctgtggttaaagttttaaaattttttataactttcttaaactatcctggaattGTACGAAACTTAGCCAGAAGCTTGTTTATTATCAGAAGATAGTatacagaagtaaatttttaaaaataaaattccatttttcccacattttcttataaatgaacttagtttttcttccagttaacattacatacagtctgcagttaaagtttttaaaacattttttaagatTCTTAAACTAGCCtgaatttttaccaaacttgaacagaagcttctAACAATCCAAAGATAGTGTCAAgaggaataattttatttatttttttcatcatttttgttgagtgtgtgattaacagcaaaagtaggcgagacactgggttccgcggaacccttacaattttttttataaagtttgccTTTTTCTCATAGTCATGtgatattaatttgttttacttcTACATCATACATGTAATCTATTCTTCTCTTTTTGACCTATTATTCTGTCAACCCCCAGCATTCAGACTCTTATAAGTGTAACATCAGGTTTTGAAACCGATCTTTTTATCATGCACAAATCAGATAAATATAAGCCAGGTCGTGTGGCCTTCACAATGATTTACTATAATATTCTAGAGCTCTTTTTGTTCCTGAATTGCTTTTAAGGATCTCTAATACTACAGTAATTAtatagtgggtctcattggggtctaagcgtgacgcagGATTGCTGATTTTTCGTAAGCATgaaacgtgaaagtcaaattattgtgccaggaaaacgggaaatgaggtcttgcgggacccaggaaatggcaaaaaaatgagaattgcttacgtacatagtgtaagtgggatacgggaatctgacaaaacagtatgCGGGATCCTGGATCGGAACCCCCAAATGAGACCCcctatatatattaatgaagtTTAGTATTCAATATCTTTGTTACTCTGACATGTGTACCTGTAAGTATAGCATGTGTAGTGAATTgcttttatatgaataaatccatttctttttatttaaatatatttattgttttaaaactatgactcaatgtttacatggtATTATGTTAGTAGTGAGTCACTAAGTCGGTATTATTTTGTTAGTGATATGGTCATGACGGTTCAAGTGTTAATACTATCACATTTTAAAACCGTAACAGCTTTcctttattacaaatgtattttgtgatttttttttggtagaaatgaataaagaaaatttCACTGTCTACTGATCAAGCTGATGACACAAGACAGTAATAGAAGAATTTGATTATGATGATAATTTTAACTATATAATAGTTTTGTCTGGGGACAGAGATGTAGTTGTTGATTATATGAAAGTCAGATAAATCATAGCGTAACAATATATTGGAGCAAAAGGCATGTTGAACAGCTGGATAGTTTTTACATGTGAAATGTTGTCTGtcttattaaatcaaatttaaagtcatctttttatataaatgaatgtaTAAAACCCAAGATTCAAGGAAAAATTTCACTATAAAATAGATTGAGaaacatattatattaatatctttaaaatataaattgctcataattacctccctttgataaattatgcaaatttgatCTACCTTTGTGAAACATAATTATAGTCAcgtatatatttattgtaagtAACTTACATAAATGTAGTGTAGTTATGTGGGACTCTATTTCACAAGCATCTGTGAAATACAGTATGGCAAATATATACCggtacatacattttgtactatcCGCATAACACAGATAAAAGTAGATTTTCACTCCTCTGAATAAAATCGACCTATGGAATACCATGCATGGAAAAAAATTACCGGGACAAATTACCCTCTGGCATGTCTGGAAAAAACATCACAGAAATGACAGAGAaagaaataaaccgttacaATAGCACCACTTTTGCAGGGTCGGTCGGGATTTgggaaacaaaacaaattttatattagGGCAAGGGCGCATGCAGTGAGGTGTGAAAGTGAAAGGCTATCATGAATTTGAAGATTGGATTTTTGAACAATAGGAATCAGATTTGGAGAGAAGCAGACACAGTgacagacttttttttaaagcatctTCATTTTGGTACTAGTTCGAGATTtctctgacgtcccacggcctCAGCTTGTCTAGCAAAACAGctgtcggacgtcagagtaatctcggactattTGGCATGTTGGTACACTCCACGcggagaaaaaaatacaaaatttcaccTTTATCAATTAGAAATCCCCAGATAAAAGACTGAATTGGAAACTGCATTATGTCATCACTAATAAATTGCGGATCtctgttacttttgttttttcgttGAATACTGTCAaatccttttttatataaagaactAAATTGTAaagaacttgtaaatacagattCGTTTTCTTTCTCCTCTTCTGTTACCGAAGAAGGGTCCCTAACACAACCGTCCCTGTCTTCCAAATATTGTACCATGTCTACAATAGCTTTTGAAAATCTGTTTCCAAGGACATATCCTCTGATGCGATATGGCACCAAGTCAAtgttattgtttttacattgttCTAAAGCTTCCTCAATGAAGCGACTACTTGCTGAAAAACTGAGCTTGCGAATTGTATTGAATTTGCTTAAATTCAGATTGATTTTCAAGAATAATCGTCGGGATTCCTTCAATAGTGACACCATAATTCAGTTGATAATGTATGGAAAAAAGTCTCAATCGAAGTGTATCCGGTCTGGACAGTAGCTCCACCTATTTAGAATCGAAGTTCGGCCCTAGACTTTCTCGGTCCACAGTAGACGAGATACAAGTAAAGGTGTCTGTAATTGTCCAATTAAATAGCGGTTTACCGTTTgcgatttaaaacaaaaatagaaaccATTCgattattcatttattcttt
The nucleotide sequence above comes from Mytilus trossulus isolate FHL-02 chromosome 5, PNRI_Mtr1.1.1.hap1, whole genome shotgun sequence. Encoded proteins:
- the LOC134718669 gene encoding uncharacterized protein LOC134718669; translation: MVSLLKESRRLFLKINLNLSKFNTIRKLSFSASSRFIEEALEQCKNNNIDLVPYRIRGYVLGNRFSKAIVDMVQYLEDRDGCVRDPSSVTEEEKENESVFTSSLQFSSLYKKGFDSIQRKNKSNRDPQFISDDIMQFPIQSFIWGFLIDKEYHEQCLRSVLKTSNERKITVLLANHLLSRLITTSPGHTCTYCITDDHWKQYELCPCDEQCGDKIWYGNSGIGTELLWYGKPDIMLFPLGENCSIVIPKEKNLENLLENEDQQVNTDIKKELPSLREHSNVSEFVAQAITFSFYQKRFQLLKPYYYKPRVTLIPTIAISDKCFDVYMYDTDNDILLRNEGDPIPLWNNVQNSSEATLNMGSVLQLWMLINHLSIQPDLSQSELEKFSGTCGFSTSLTYEHLNKIETQVNMRSKFIDHN